A DNA window from Paenibacillus sp. HWE-109 contains the following coding sequences:
- a CDS encoding O-antigen ligase family protein has translation MRTLRARNPFVSLYASRATMAWLVGALAVSLVIGYGSATLGHENKSQIAMLAMLIFPAFMLALLDSRKLIPYLLLVWVVCPEIRRFEDWMEGTYHSVSLLSIAPLLTSAVVIIPILSKIHQLESALKRLLIYFCIALLYGSLIGMTKNGMGTFYDLANYLIPMLLIPYAALSNFEKKDLDRLLVAFSNTAILIAVYGIIQYIVVPPWDAFWMNHVEMTSIGQPYPLEIRVFSFLNSPGPAGMYMGTALAPMILEKRWRGPLGWIGVILVTVGLLITLVRSAWVMLFIDIAIYTAVSAGKQKWKLLAQLSAVIAAMYFIIPKLPGAQGLVARLDTMTAIQDDHSYNERLDFFHTVFPMLFAKPQGLGLGSIGVGTKLSNDGALGEYGIFDNGFVAIFLTFGIIGGILFFWGLWLVIKYLISKRKETGGLNPYTRLALSALEGSIVCLIFENGYTGLKGFLLWLVVGIGIMAHRMNTQERRQRTDAATGRFKDNSL, from the coding sequence ATGAGAACGTTGAGAGCACGCAATCCTTTTGTATCCCTATATGCAAGCAGAGCCACAATGGCTTGGTTAGTTGGAGCCTTGGCTGTTTCTCTAGTCATCGGCTATGGAAGCGCCACGTTAGGTCATGAGAACAAATCGCAAATTGCTATGCTGGCTATGCTGATCTTTCCGGCATTTATGCTCGCTTTATTGGATTCCCGCAAACTAATCCCCTACCTATTGCTGGTCTGGGTTGTCTGTCCCGAAATACGAAGATTTGAGGATTGGATGGAAGGGACCTATCATTCGGTATCTTTACTAAGTATTGCGCCGCTTTTGACAAGTGCTGTCGTTATCATTCCGATCCTATCGAAAATACATCAGTTAGAATCCGCACTCAAACGTTTGTTGATTTACTTTTGTATCGCCTTGTTGTATGGAAGCCTAATTGGGATGACCAAGAATGGGATGGGAACCTTTTATGATTTAGCTAACTATCTCATACCGATGCTGTTAATTCCGTATGCGGCCTTGAGTAACTTTGAGAAAAAGGATTTGGATCGCTTGCTGGTCGCCTTTTCCAATACAGCCATCCTCATTGCGGTCTACGGCATTATCCAATATATTGTGGTACCGCCTTGGGATGCTTTTTGGATGAATCATGTGGAAATGACTTCGATTGGTCAACCTTATCCGCTTGAGATTCGCGTGTTCTCGTTTCTGAACTCGCCAGGACCCGCTGGTATGTATATGGGAACAGCGCTAGCGCCTATGATTCTGGAGAAAAGATGGCGGGGGCCGTTAGGTTGGATTGGCGTCATTCTCGTCACCGTAGGGTTATTAATTACTCTCGTTCGTTCCGCTTGGGTCATGCTGTTCATTGATATAGCCATCTACACCGCCGTATCGGCCGGAAAGCAGAAGTGGAAATTGCTGGCTCAATTATCCGCTGTTATCGCTGCGATGTATTTCATTATTCCCAAACTTCCAGGTGCTCAGGGTCTTGTAGCTCGCTTGGACACGATGACTGCGATCCAGGATGATCATTCCTATAATGAAAGATTGGATTTCTTCCATACGGTGTTCCCCATGTTGTTTGCGAAGCCGCAGGGTCTAGGGCTGGGGAGCATTGGGGTTGGAACCAAGCTGAGCAATGATGGTGCGCTCGGTGAATATGGTATTTTTGATAATGGTTTTGTAGCGATATTCCTAACATTCGGAATTATCGGGGGGATTTTATTCTTCTGGGGACTTTGGCTTGTTATTAAGTATTTGATCTCCAAACGAAAAGAAACCGGCGGTTTAAACCCTTATACACGGCTTGCTTTATCCGCCTTGGAGGGAAGTATCGTGTGTCTCATTTTCGAAAATGGTTATACAGGATTAAAAGGCTTTCTACTATGGTTGGTTGTTGGGATTGGGATTATGGCGCATCGTATGAACACGCAAGAAAGGAGGCAACGAACGGATGCAGCAACCGGTCGATTTAAAGATAATTCGCTCTAA
- a CDS encoding sugar phosphate nucleotidyltransferase: protein MKIVLLSGGSGKRLWPLSNDSRSKQFLKVLEDKDGRSESMVQRVWRQLRDSGLGDSAYLATNRSQVEMLMSQLGSDAPLIVEPERRDTFPAIALAAAYLYDVESLPLDTVVTVMPVDPYVDEAFFHKIKQLEQVLQDTESNLALMGVVPTVPSEKYGYIVPSEQRLMGTEALWVNHFAEKPNREQAAALIEQKALWNCGVFAFRLGYLIELMVEKGVPLKYEELLKNYKKLSKISFDYEVVENESSIVVVPYDGYWKDLGTWNTLTEEMSRSQIGTGIVTEDSSNTHLINELDIPVTVIGIQDAVIAVSPDGILVTSKAESPRIKEVMNAIEQRPMYEERRWGRYRVIDYVKYTEDNEVLTKRILVRAGKNISYQLHYKRSEVWTIVSGVADIVINDKLYQVKPGDVVRIPDGTRHSIRAITDVEFIEVQSGSELVEEDNIRICLEWHDIPLHQFI from the coding sequence ATGAAAATAGTTCTTCTTTCCGGCGGCTCAGGTAAACGGTTGTGGCCTTTGTCTAATGATTCAAGATCCAAGCAGTTTCTGAAAGTGCTTGAGGATAAGGACGGTCGCAGTGAATCGATGGTACAACGCGTATGGAGGCAGCTTCGGGATAGTGGACTGGGTGATTCTGCCTACCTGGCGACCAATCGCTCGCAAGTTGAAATGCTCATGAGTCAATTAGGCAGCGATGCGCCATTGATTGTCGAGCCGGAACGCAGAGATACGTTCCCGGCGATTGCCCTTGCAGCGGCCTATCTCTACGATGTTGAAAGTCTCCCCCTGGATACGGTAGTAACCGTTATGCCGGTTGATCCTTATGTCGACGAAGCCTTTTTTCATAAAATAAAGCAGTTGGAGCAAGTGCTCCAAGATACGGAGTCGAACTTAGCCTTAATGGGCGTAGTCCCGACTGTGCCTTCGGAGAAATATGGTTATATTGTGCCATCGGAACAACGGCTTATGGGTACAGAAGCGCTGTGGGTGAACCATTTTGCAGAGAAACCGAATCGCGAGCAAGCGGCTGCTCTCATTGAGCAAAAAGCGCTATGGAACTGCGGCGTCTTCGCTTTCCGTCTAGGTTATCTCATCGAGCTGATGGTGGAGAAAGGCGTGCCGCTCAAGTACGAGGAACTGCTCAAAAATTACAAAAAATTAAGCAAGATCAGTTTCGATTATGAAGTCGTTGAGAATGAATCGAGTATTGTGGTCGTTCCTTATGATGGCTACTGGAAAGATTTGGGTACTTGGAACACGCTCACAGAAGAAATGAGCCGTTCGCAGATCGGAACAGGTATCGTAACGGAAGATTCGTCCAATACGCATTTAATTAACGAACTGGATATCCCGGTCACGGTGATTGGCATTCAAGATGCTGTCATCGCGGTAAGTCCTGATGGCATCCTCGTCACCTCCAAAGCGGAAAGTCCGCGGATTAAAGAAGTCATGAATGCAATTGAGCAGCGCCCTATGTACGAAGAGCGCAGATGGGGACGTTACCGAGTCATTGATTATGTCAAATACACGGAGGATAATGAAGTTTTGACGAAGCGCATTCTTGTGCGCGCAGGCAAGAATATAAGTTATCAGCTGCATTATAAACGCAGTGAAGTGTGGACGATCGTTAGTGGCGTGGCGGACATTGTCATTAATGACAAACTCTATCAAGTGAAACCGGGGGATGTGGTACGGATTCCAGATGGAACGCGTCACAGTATTCGAGCCATAACGGATGTTGAATTCATCGAAGTTCAAAGCGGCTCTGAACTGGTGGAAGAAGATAATATCCGAATTTGTCTGGAATGGCACGATATTCCCCTTCATCAGTTTATTTAG
- a CDS encoding lipopolysaccharide biosynthesis protein: MQQPVDLKIIRSKPLLGIIKSFYSSKGHMASSIKTMFFSVLILLINMLTGILTARFLGPSGRGEQAAMVLWSQFLAFSFTFGIPSAIIYNVKKNIQDSAKLYTTAVLMGLMAGVLALIVGVLILPYWLGTYSHSVVLFSQWSMLLVPLIVLSQINNAMMQVRGEYKLFNRLRFLIPLSTLVILGILIVTKMMTPFTSAVAYLAPALPFYVWTTARLLKQYRFEIKDAWQSFRTLIRYGIGSYGNDLMGNVSYYIDQIVIVGLLNPAELGLYAVAVSLSRVVNIFSTSIIVVLFPKASGLPKDQVVEMTFRVYRLSTCIALFCSLCIMLVAPLIMPLLYGSDFKEAISVFRMLLLEVSISGGTMVLAQAFMALGKPKIVTILQGLGLLIVIPLLMFLIPKFGLFGAGIAILSSGVLRFLFILINVKFTLKTKLPKLFINKADIRWLLKAISANKSKQSD, translated from the coding sequence ATGCAGCAACCGGTCGATTTAAAGATAATTCGCTCTAAACCGCTTCTAGGTATCATAAAGTCGTTTTATTCCAGTAAAGGTCATATGGCAAGTTCGATTAAAACGATGTTTTTCAGCGTGTTGATTCTATTGATTAACATGTTGACGGGCATCTTGACGGCACGATTTCTTGGACCTTCCGGCAGGGGGGAGCAAGCTGCTATGGTGTTGTGGTCTCAGTTTCTTGCCTTCAGCTTCACCTTTGGCATCCCTTCCGCGATTATTTACAACGTCAAGAAGAATATACAAGATTCCGCCAAGCTGTACACGACCGCTGTCCTGATGGGGCTGATGGCAGGTGTGCTGGCACTCATCGTTGGGGTCCTGATTCTGCCATACTGGCTCGGTACTTACTCACACAGTGTAGTTTTATTCTCGCAATGGTCTATGCTGCTTGTTCCATTAATCGTGTTGTCGCAAATTAATAACGCAATGATGCAAGTCAGAGGCGAGTACAAGCTGTTCAACCGACTGCGGTTTCTGATTCCACTTAGTACACTCGTCATTCTGGGAATTCTTATCGTGACCAAAATGATGACGCCATTCACATCTGCCGTTGCCTACTTAGCTCCTGCGCTGCCGTTTTATGTTTGGACAACGGCGCGTTTGTTGAAGCAGTATCGTTTTGAAATCAAGGATGCTTGGCAATCCTTCCGTACGTTGATTCGATATGGGATTGGTTCTTATGGCAATGATTTGATGGGCAATGTGTCTTATTACATCGATCAAATTGTCATTGTTGGTTTGTTGAATCCTGCAGAGCTTGGCTTATATGCTGTAGCTGTTAGCTTATCGCGTGTGGTCAATATCTTCTCGACTTCGATTATTGTCGTTTTGTTTCCCAAAGCATCTGGTCTTCCTAAGGATCAGGTTGTGGAAATGACCTTCCGTGTGTACCGGCTAAGCACTTGTATTGCACTGTTTTGTTCACTCTGCATTATGCTCGTGGCACCACTCATTATGCCGCTTCTGTATGGTTCGGATTTCAAAGAAGCCATTAGCGTCTTTCGTATGTTGTTGCTGGAAGTTTCCATATCCGGTGGAACGATGGTTCTGGCGCAAGCCTTCATGGCTTTGGGCAAGCCCAAAATCGTGACCATTCTGCAGGGGCTTGGCTTACTAATCGTCATCCCGCTGCTGATGTTCTTAATCCCGAAATTTGGCTTGTTCGGAGCAGGTATCGCCATATTATCCTCAGGCGTCTTACGCTTCTTATTTATTCTCATCAATGTGAAATTCACATTAAAAACAAAACTGCCTAAATTATTCATAAATAAAGCGGATATTCGCTGGTTGCTCAAGGCAATATCGGCCAATAAAAGTAAACAGTCGGATTGA
- a CDS encoding WecB/TagA/CpsF family glycosyltransferase yields the protein MSRVTMFDVNFDNYDFLDLLAFMDERIRQRSHSYILTCNVDHLIKLRKDVEFQKVYSEAGAIVADGMPIIWASKMLRKPLKEKVSGSDLFAKLGEAFAKRQYKLFFLGSAEGIPELAIKNLKLSFPALNIVGYYSPSYGFEKKAEENEQIVQMLIKAQPDIVFVGVGAPKQEKWIYENYLAYQVPISIGVGATFDFLSGSVKRAPNIMQKTGFEWFWRLAQEPRRLWKRYLIHDSMFIVMLWMEWKKHFKLKREGTGVNNGLSKQNE from the coding sequence ATGAGTAGAGTGACTATGTTCGATGTTAATTTTGATAATTATGATTTCCTGGACTTGCTTGCCTTCATGGACGAGAGAATTCGCCAGAGAAGCCATTCTTACATTTTGACTTGCAATGTCGATCATTTGATCAAGCTCAGGAAGGATGTCGAATTTCAGAAAGTCTATTCAGAGGCAGGGGCAATTGTAGCGGATGGAATGCCGATTATCTGGGCTTCCAAGATGTTGAGAAAGCCATTGAAGGAGAAAGTATCCGGTTCCGATCTATTCGCCAAGTTAGGTGAAGCATTCGCCAAGAGGCAGTACAAATTGTTTTTCTTGGGGTCTGCGGAAGGGATCCCGGAGCTGGCGATCAAAAATTTGAAATTATCCTTCCCAGCGCTCAATATTGTTGGCTATTACTCGCCTTCCTATGGCTTCGAGAAAAAAGCGGAAGAGAATGAGCAGATAGTTCAAATGTTGATTAAGGCGCAGCCTGACATTGTTTTCGTCGGGGTTGGCGCGCCCAAGCAAGAAAAATGGATTTATGAAAACTACTTAGCGTACCAAGTGCCGATTTCAATCGGAGTAGGAGCTACGTTTGACTTCCTCTCAGGTTCTGTGAAGAGAGCTCCCAATATTATGCAAAAAACAGGCTTTGAATGGTTCTGGCGTCTGGCGCAGGAGCCTCGGAGATTGTGGAAACGGTATTTGATTCATGACTCCATGTTTATCGTTATGCTCTGGATGGAATGGAAGAAGCATTTTAAGCTGAAAAGGGAGGGGACGGGAGTTAACAATGGATTATCCAAGCAAAATGAGTAA
- a CDS encoding glycosyltransferase, whose product MLKIAYLDHTARWSGGEVALYNLITNLGDEVKPLVIVAEDGALVQRLRDKGIDVRVVPLSDKVRNRNRNAVNLDAVFGALELFTYGKRISKLLRAEQVACVHTNSLKSAFYGAVAAKFAGVPLIWHIRDHIGVPYLKPIVARAIRFLSRMLPNGVIANSNSTLDALQLPKSKKTLVVYSAYAQQLRAPNRIKSVDRNTKSYIILLVGRLAEWKGQHILLEAAKTFLHDSQVEFWLAGDALFGEDAYKQQLLQQMADNHLYNVKLLGHVDDIQALMQKVDILVHTSITPEPFGQVIVEGMAAGLPVIASNEGGPRETVVPGETGLLITPGDPKLLAEAIRYLLENPDVRSRMSENGLKRVEQHFVIEKTVTQITHYYAGLIANT is encoded by the coding sequence ATGTTGAAAATAGCGTATTTGGATCATACCGCTAGATGGAGCGGAGGCGAAGTTGCCTTATACAATTTAATTACGAATTTGGGGGATGAAGTGAAACCCCTGGTTATTGTAGCGGAGGACGGCGCGCTAGTCCAGCGCTTGCGGGATAAAGGAATTGATGTCCGTGTCGTACCTCTAAGTGATAAAGTGAGGAACCGCAATCGCAATGCCGTCAATTTGGATGCCGTATTCGGCGCGCTGGAACTCTTCACTTACGGCAAGCGAATCTCCAAGCTGCTGCGTGCAGAGCAGGTTGCCTGCGTGCATACGAATTCTTTGAAATCGGCGTTCTATGGCGCTGTGGCAGCTAAGTTTGCCGGCGTTCCGCTGATCTGGCATATCCGCGATCATATCGGTGTTCCGTATCTCAAACCGATCGTTGCCCGGGCGATTCGGTTCCTGTCACGCATGCTGCCCAATGGCGTCATAGCTAATTCCAATTCAACGTTGGATGCTTTGCAATTGCCCAAATCGAAGAAAACGCTTGTCGTGTATTCGGCTTATGCCCAGCAATTGCGCGCTCCGAATCGGATCAAGTCCGTAGATAGAAATACGAAGTCCTACATCATTCTGCTAGTCGGTCGATTAGCAGAGTGGAAGGGTCAACATATTCTGCTCGAAGCTGCGAAGACGTTCTTGCACGATTCACAAGTCGAGTTTTGGCTGGCAGGGGATGCTCTTTTCGGAGAGGATGCCTACAAACAGCAGCTTTTGCAGCAAATGGCTGACAATCACTTATACAATGTCAAGTTGCTTGGTCATGTCGACGACATTCAAGCCTTAATGCAGAAAGTTGACATTCTAGTTCATACTTCCATCACGCCGGAGCCCTTCGGTCAAGTCATTGTGGAAGGAATGGCAGCCGGATTGCCAGTCATTGCTTCCAACGAAGGTGGTCCGCGGGAAACGGTCGTCCCTGGAGAAACAGGACTGCTCATCACACCAGGTGATCCCAAGCTGCTGGCCGAAGCGATTCGCTATCTGCTGGAGAACCCAGATGTGCGCAGTCGAATGAGCGAGAATGGCCTGAAACGTGTGGAACAACACTTTGTCATAGAAAAAACCGTTACCCAAATCACCCATTACTACGCTGGATTAATTGCTAATACGTAA
- a CDS encoding glycosyltransferase family 2 protein: MSHQRDLAGKNGLSVVIIAQNDESRIGSAIESCKSFADEIVVIDGGSQDGTVRVSEQLGCKVYTNAWPGYAKQRIYGSDRATYDWIFVIDTDEVVSETLAAAIRELKFDLSDTSKAYSVLRIGDFLGRWMGKGERLVRLYNRTEIQYKDSLVHETPDVQQDQVSLLPGILWHYGFRSIHDHIQRFNKYTDLEAEGAVALGKRFNLLRMLVRPPLRFVQKYIFQGLYRKGVPGLAVALFWGMYEFLVCLKQYELQLVRKKTKKPEGEPIKEGSAYAIQQ; the protein is encoded by the coding sequence ATGAGTCACCAACGTGACCTTGCGGGAAAGAATGGCCTCTCTGTTGTCATCATCGCGCAGAATGATGAATCGAGAATAGGCAGTGCAATTGAATCCTGCAAGTCGTTTGCAGACGAAATTGTTGTCATTGACGGGGGAAGCCAGGATGGAACTGTCCGTGTATCGGAACAATTAGGTTGTAAGGTATACACCAATGCATGGCCCGGTTACGCGAAGCAGCGTATTTATGGAAGTGATCGTGCCACCTATGATTGGATATTCGTCATCGATACGGATGAGGTAGTCAGCGAAACACTTGCGGCGGCCATTCGGGAACTGAAATTTGATTTGTCGGATACGAGTAAAGCCTACTCCGTCTTGCGCATTGGTGACTTTTTGGGACGTTGGATGGGGAAAGGAGAACGATTGGTTCGGCTGTATAATCGGACAGAGATTCAGTATAAGGATAGTCTTGTACATGAAACTCCGGATGTGCAACAGGATCAAGTTTCCTTGCTGCCTGGTATCTTATGGCATTATGGCTTTCGCAGCATTCATGATCATATTCAAAGGTTTAATAAGTATACGGATTTGGAAGCAGAAGGCGCCGTCGCTTTGGGGAAGAGATTTAATTTGTTACGCATGCTGGTGCGGCCGCCATTGCGCTTTGTGCAGAAATATATTTTTCAAGGGTTATATAGAAAAGGAGTTCCGGGACTGGCTGTAGCACTTTTCTGGGGCATGTATGAGTTTCTGGTTTGTTTAAAACAGTACGAATTGCAGTTAGTTCGCAAAAAAACGAAAAAGCCTGAGGGCGAACCTATTAAGGAGGGAAGTGCTTATGCGATTCAACAATAG
- a CDS encoding glycosyltransferase, giving the protein MKIAIAHDYLVQMGGAERVVEVFHQMFPNAPIYTTMFSSHRLLDELRDADIRASWLQKMPGGKSHFKEMLPLYPFAIKDFDFREFDIVLSSSSAFMKSIEVPKSTFHLCYCHTPMRFAWDYDTYMERQTKSSVMKRLLKIYIDRLKHWDQKTSANVNQFIANSSVVKHRIRNYYQRDADVIFPPINTSRFHSSKEIGNYYLIVSRLVSYKRIDLAVEAFNKNGLPLYIVGEGPDSARLKAMAKANVHFMGRLEDRVVTKMMAECRALIFPGEEDFGITPLEANAAGRPVVAYQAGGALDTIVPHVNGVFFKRQEVEDLLGAIRDVENHAWDVQQIIGHAQKFDEKTFMDKLKTYMSTSYQQFREGH; this is encoded by the coding sequence ATGAAAATAGCAATTGCGCATGATTATTTGGTTCAAATGGGCGGCGCTGAAAGAGTTGTCGAGGTCTTTCACCAAATGTTTCCGAATGCCCCCATCTATACAACCATGTTCAGCAGCCATCGATTGCTGGACGAGCTTCGAGATGCAGATATACGTGCCTCGTGGCTGCAGAAGATGCCTGGGGGGAAGAGCCACTTCAAAGAAATGCTTCCACTGTATCCATTTGCCATCAAAGATTTCGACTTCCGGGAATTCGATATTGTTCTAAGCTCCAGCAGCGCTTTCATGAAGAGCATCGAAGTCCCTAAGAGCACGTTCCATCTCTGTTATTGCCATACGCCTATGCGCTTTGCATGGGACTATGATACTTACATGGAGCGGCAAACGAAATCCAGTGTGATGAAAAGGCTGCTGAAAATTTATATTGACAGGTTGAAGCATTGGGATCAAAAAACGTCTGCTAACGTGAATCAATTTATTGCGAATTCTTCCGTCGTGAAACATCGCATTCGGAATTACTATCAACGCGACGCTGACGTTATTTTCCCGCCGATTAATACCTCACGGTTCCATAGTTCGAAGGAGATCGGGAATTATTATTTAATCGTGTCGCGCTTGGTCTCTTACAAACGAATTGACTTGGCTGTTGAGGCGTTCAATAAGAATGGTCTTCCGCTCTACATTGTTGGAGAAGGGCCGGATTCAGCCAGGCTCAAAGCCATGGCCAAAGCCAATGTTCATTTCATGGGAAGGCTGGAGGATCGTGTCGTGACCAAAATGATGGCCGAATGCCGCGCGCTTATTTTCCCGGGGGAAGAAGATTTCGGTATTACGCCTCTTGAAGCCAATGCGGCCGGCAGACCTGTAGTAGCTTACCAGGCTGGTGGAGCATTAGATACGATCGTGCCGCATGTGAATGGAGTGTTTTTCAAGCGGCAAGAGGTTGAGGATTTGCTTGGCGCAATTCGCGACGTGGAAAACCATGCATGGGATGTCCAACAAATTATCGGCCACGCTCAGAAGTTTGACGAGAAAACGTTCATGGATAAGTTGAAAACGTATATGAGTACATCCTACCAACAATTTAGAGAGGGGCATTGA
- a CDS encoding UDP-glucose dehydrogenase family protein: protein MKIAVIGTGYVGLVSGVCFAEKGNHVICVDHDKQKIEKLQNLVSPIFEPGIEELMESNQKAGRLSFTTDLAQAIRQSELIIIAVGTPSLPNGEADLQYIEQAVIEIGKAMNSYKIVATKSTVPVGTNEHIQMILAMNTLESFDVVSIPEFLREGSAIQDTLEPDRIVIGLDNLTLTEPLTELHKPFTDQIFVTSIRSAEMIKYASNAFLATKISFINEISNICEKVGADVTEVAKGMGQDRRIGASFLNAGIGYGGSCFPKDTDALIQIAGNVDYEFQLLKSVVEVNKSQRYKIITKLEGSLGNLSGKLIGIWGLSFKPNTDDIRYAPSIEIVETLIRAGARLKLYDPIAMDKFRAHIDHPAIQWCESALEAATGADAVCLLTDWEEFKAAPLTQLIFIMEKPILIDGRNVFTREQIDGTGIHYYSVGRPDQKHVARHKAVV from the coding sequence ATGAAAATAGCAGTCATCGGAACAGGGTATGTGGGGTTAGTATCCGGGGTTTGTTTTGCTGAAAAAGGCAATCATGTGATCTGTGTTGATCATGATAAGCAGAAGATTGAGAAATTGCAAAATCTGGTATCGCCTATTTTTGAACCGGGGATCGAAGAACTCATGGAAAGCAATCAAAAGGCAGGCCGATTGTCGTTCACAACGGATCTTGCCCAGGCGATCCGTCAATCAGAGCTCATTATTATCGCTGTTGGGACGCCATCCTTGCCGAATGGGGAAGCGGATCTTCAATATATCGAGCAAGCCGTGATAGAAATCGGCAAAGCGATGAATAGTTACAAAATCGTTGCTACCAAAAGCACGGTGCCAGTTGGCACCAATGAGCATATTCAAATGATTCTCGCGATGAATACGTTGGAATCCTTCGATGTGGTGTCGATTCCGGAGTTTCTGCGCGAAGGCTCTGCCATCCAGGATACACTTGAGCCAGATCGCATCGTGATTGGTTTGGATAATCTGACTTTAACCGAGCCCTTGACTGAACTTCACAAACCATTCACGGATCAAATCTTCGTCACGAGTATTCGCAGCGCGGAAATGATCAAATATGCTTCGAACGCCTTCTTAGCAACAAAAATTTCGTTCATTAATGAAATATCCAATATCTGCGAGAAGGTTGGCGCTGATGTCACCGAAGTGGCGAAAGGCATGGGGCAAGATCGCCGAATCGGAGCTTCCTTCCTGAATGCAGGCATCGGCTATGGCGGTTCTTGCTTTCCGAAGGATACAGATGCCTTGATTCAAATTGCCGGCAATGTGGATTATGAATTCCAATTGCTGAAGTCAGTCGTTGAAGTCAATAAATCGCAAAGATATAAAATTATTACGAAACTAGAAGGTTCTCTAGGGAACTTATCGGGCAAATTGATTGGGATTTGGGGATTGTCCTTCAAGCCGAACACAGACGACATCCGCTATGCTCCGTCGATTGAAATCGTAGAAACCTTGATAAGAGCAGGCGCACGTCTGAAGCTGTACGATCCGATCGCAATGGATAAATTCAGAGCCCATATCGACCATCCGGCCATTCAATGGTGCGAATCAGCGTTGGAAGCGGCTACCGGGGCAGACGCTGTCTGTTTACTGACCGACTGGGAAGAGTTCAAGGCAGCTCCGCTGACACAACTTATTTTCATCATGGAGAAGCCAATCTTGATTGATGGGCGCAACGTATTCACACGCGAGCAAATCGACGGGACGGGGATTCATTATTACTCTGTCGGAAGACCTGATCAGAAACACGTCGCTCGTCATAAAGCAGTTGTCTAA
- a CDS encoding glycosyltransferase family 4 protein has product MRFNNSLRILSTGMGWPSAQPGGLNTYFKHINEALAENHDLQALVSSSEKPVVKEGLQVTNVAKTQLKLSKRRDAFRQHAAWLMDNQDVDIVYSHFAPYSTGVAMEAKQRNIPVVMTFHGPWSEEIKLEGKGLKHWVKTRIAKNMEMKAYRYADAFIVLSETFRDILHQNYQIPLTKIHIVPGAADIVRFQPSTERKAIRERLHITEGTTAVLTLRRLVNRMGLLQLIDAWKEVVREVPDTVLLLGGKGPLKEELEKKIAEYGLESRVRLLGYVPDHELADYYQAADLFVVPSQALEGFGLITVEAMAAGVPVMATPVGGNREILQKFRPELLFAGKSSQDMAAGLIRSLQNQDHWPTAEQCRNHVLENYTWERVSDQVEGIFRSVIDNHLIAYGRNRSPRVQAERKGGHEKDVENSVFGSYR; this is encoded by the coding sequence ATGCGATTCAACAATAGCTTGCGAATTCTTTCTACCGGAATGGGATGGCCTTCTGCGCAGCCAGGTGGACTTAACACGTATTTCAAACATATTAATGAAGCTTTAGCTGAGAATCATGATCTGCAAGCTTTGGTTAGCAGCAGTGAGAAGCCTGTTGTGAAAGAAGGGCTTCAAGTTACGAATGTAGCCAAGACGCAGTTGAAACTGAGCAAAAGGCGTGATGCTTTTCGCCAGCATGCTGCTTGGCTGATGGACAATCAGGATGTGGATATCGTTTATTCCCATTTTGCCCCTTATAGTACTGGGGTTGCCATGGAGGCCAAACAACGCAATATACCGGTCGTAATGACTTTTCACGGTCCATGGAGTGAAGAGATTAAGCTTGAGGGCAAGGGCCTTAAACACTGGGTGAAAACCCGGATCGCCAAGAATATGGAGATGAAAGCTTATCGATATGCCGATGCTTTCATCGTATTAAGTGAAACCTTTCGCGACATTCTTCATCAGAATTATCAAATTCCGCTTACAAAGATCCATATCGTACCAGGTGCCGCTGATATTGTTAGATTCCAGCCTTCCACCGAGCGTAAAGCAATACGAGAAAGACTTCATATAACAGAAGGAACAACAGCTGTATTGACGCTGCGAAGATTGGTCAATCGGATGGGATTACTTCAACTTATCGATGCTTGGAAGGAGGTTGTACGTGAAGTACCGGATACCGTTCTTCTATTAGGCGGCAAGGGGCCGTTGAAAGAAGAATTGGAGAAGAAAATTGCCGAATACGGACTTGAGTCTCGTGTTCGACTCTTAGGGTATGTGCCGGATCATGAACTGGCAGATTACTATCAAGCCGCAGACCTGTTCGTTGTACCCTCGCAAGCGTTGGAGGGATTCGGATTGATCACGGTTGAAGCTATGGCGGCTGGTGTGCCGGTAATGGCTACCCCCGTCGGCGGCAATCGTGAAATTCTGCAGAAATTTCGCCCGGAGCTGCTGTTCGCAGGCAAAAGCAGCCAGGATATGGCGGCTGGCTTAATTCGCAGCTTGCAGAATCAAGATCACTGGCCTACTGCCGAACAATGTAGAAATCATGTGCTGGAGAATTACACGTGGGAACGAGTGTCCGACCAAGTGGAAGGTATTTTCCGATCCGTCATTGATAATCATCTAATTGCTTATGGCCGCAACCGTTCACCTCGGGTTCAGGCTGAACGAAAAGGAGGACATGAGAAGGATGTTGAAAATAGCGTATTTGGATCATACCGCTAG